The Osmerus eperlanus chromosome 25, fOsmEpe2.1, whole genome shotgun sequence genome contains a region encoding:
- the lhx6b gene encoding LIM/homeobox protein Lhx6 isoform X2 has product MLQSHSEEESQSEVKKEANLCSPSLTPCVCSSPLASPSAVRSLGKNQCASCGTEIQDRYLLKVNNQNWHVGCLECSVCRESLRQHNSCYIKNKEIYCKLDYFSRFGTKCAQCGRQIYASDWVRRARGSVYHLACFACYSCKRQLSTGEEFGLVEGRVLCRGHYDTMVDNLRRAAENGTGLTLEGALPSDQDSQPRPAKRARTSFTAEQLQVMQSQFNQDNNPDAQTLQKLADMTGLSRRVIQVWFQNCRARHKKHPPQPSALSQGVPHSRMPSSLPEDFHYSSFSSPDHPHLMGLHGYLDSHPFSVLAGSNHLNHSTMSLTQLPLR; this is encoded by the exons ATGCTGCAG TCTCACTCGGAAGAGGAGTCCCAATcggaggtgaagaaggaggcAAACCTGTGCAGTCCTTCCCTGacgccgtgtgtgtgttcctcgccGTTGGCCTCTCCGTCAGCAGTCCGCTCCTTGGGGAAGAATCAGTGCGCGAGCTGCGGGACGGAGATCCAGGACAGATATCTGCTCAAG GTGAATAATCAGAATTGGCACGTGGGATGTCTGGAGTGTTCAGTCTGCAGAGAATCTTTACGTCAGCACAATAGCTGCTACATAAAAAACAAAGAAATCTATTGTAAATTGGATTATTTCAG TCGGTTCGGCACCAAATGTGCCCAGTGTGGCCGTCAGATCTATGCCAGTGATTGGGTGAGGCGAGCGCGTGGCAGTGTGTACCACCTGGCGTGCTTTGCTTGCTACTCCTGCAAGCGACAATTGTCTACCGGAGAGGAGTTTGGTCTCGTGGAAGGCAGGGTTCTCTGTCGAGGTCACTATGATACCATGGTGGACAACCTGCGTAGAGCTGCAGAAAACG GGACAGGGCTGACTCTGGAAGGAGCCCTGCCTTCTGACCAGGACAGTCAACCCAGACCAGCAAAGAGGGCACGGACATCCTTCACTGCAGAGCAACTTCAG GTAATGCAGTCCCAGTTTAACCAAGACAACAACCCAGATGCCCAGACCCTACAAAAGCTTGCAGACATGACAGGACTGAGCCGACGGGTCATACAG GTTTGGTTTCAGAACTGTAGAGCAAGACACAAAAAGCACCCTCCGCAACCCAGCGCTCTGTCCCAGGGTGTCCCCCACTCCCGtatgccctcctccctgccagaAGACTTCCACTACTCCTCCTTCAGCAGCCCTGACCACCCCCACCTGATGGGCCTGCATGGATACCTGGACA GCCATCCTTTCTCTGTGCTGGCAGGCTCGAACCATCTCAACCACTCGACCATGAGCTTGACTCAGCTGCCTCTGCGCTGA
- the lhx6b gene encoding LIM/homeobox protein Lhx6 isoform X3, with product MSHSEEESQSEVKKEANLCSPSLTPCVCSSPLASPSAVRSLGKNQCASCGTEIQDRYLLKVNNQNWHVGCLECSVCRESLRQHNSCYIKNKEIYCKLDYFSRFGTKCAQCGRQIYASDWVRRARGSVYHLACFACYSCKRQLSTGEEFGLVEGRVLCRGHYDTMVDNLRRAAENGTGLTLEGALPSDQDSQPRPAKRARTSFTAEQLQVMQSQFNQDNNPDAQTLQKLADMTGLSRRVIQVWFQNCRARHKKHPPQPSALSQGVPHSRMPSSLPEDFHYSSFSSPDHPHLMGLHGYLDSHPFSVLAGSNHLNHSTMSLTQLPLR from the exons ATG TCTCACTCGGAAGAGGAGTCCCAATcggaggtgaagaaggaggcAAACCTGTGCAGTCCTTCCCTGacgccgtgtgtgtgttcctcgccGTTGGCCTCTCCGTCAGCAGTCCGCTCCTTGGGGAAGAATCAGTGCGCGAGCTGCGGGACGGAGATCCAGGACAGATATCTGCTCAAG GTGAATAATCAGAATTGGCACGTGGGATGTCTGGAGTGTTCAGTCTGCAGAGAATCTTTACGTCAGCACAATAGCTGCTACATAAAAAACAAAGAAATCTATTGTAAATTGGATTATTTCAG TCGGTTCGGCACCAAATGTGCCCAGTGTGGCCGTCAGATCTATGCCAGTGATTGGGTGAGGCGAGCGCGTGGCAGTGTGTACCACCTGGCGTGCTTTGCTTGCTACTCCTGCAAGCGACAATTGTCTACCGGAGAGGAGTTTGGTCTCGTGGAAGGCAGGGTTCTCTGTCGAGGTCACTATGATACCATGGTGGACAACCTGCGTAGAGCTGCAGAAAACG GGACAGGGCTGACTCTGGAAGGAGCCCTGCCTTCTGACCAGGACAGTCAACCCAGACCAGCAAAGAGGGCACGGACATCCTTCACTGCAGAGCAACTTCAG GTAATGCAGTCCCAGTTTAACCAAGACAACAACCCAGATGCCCAGACCCTACAAAAGCTTGCAGACATGACAGGACTGAGCCGACGGGTCATACAG GTTTGGTTTCAGAACTGTAGAGCAAGACACAAAAAGCACCCTCCGCAACCCAGCGCTCTGTCCCAGGGTGTCCCCCACTCCCGtatgccctcctccctgccagaAGACTTCCACTACTCCTCCTTCAGCAGCCCTGACCACCCCCACCTGATGGGCCTGCATGGATACCTGGACA GCCATCCTTTCTCTGTGCTGGCAGGCTCGAACCATCTCAACCACTCGACCATGAGCTTGACTCAGCTGCCTCTGCGCTGA
- the lhx6b gene encoding LIM/homeobox protein Lhx6 isoform X1 produces MYWKNESQSSLPKEENVLLDNDFVKSHSEEESQSEVKKEANLCSPSLTPCVCSSPLASPSAVRSLGKNQCASCGTEIQDRYLLKVNNQNWHVGCLECSVCRESLRQHNSCYIKNKEIYCKLDYFSRFGTKCAQCGRQIYASDWVRRARGSVYHLACFACYSCKRQLSTGEEFGLVEGRVLCRGHYDTMVDNLRRAAENGTGLTLEGALPSDQDSQPRPAKRARTSFTAEQLQVMQSQFNQDNNPDAQTLQKLADMTGLSRRVIQVWFQNCRARHKKHPPQPSALSQGVPHSRMPSSLPEDFHYSSFSSPDHPHLMGLHGYLDSHPFSVLAGSNHLNHSTMSLTQLPLR; encoded by the exons ATGTACTGGAAAAATGAATCTCAATCCTCACTTCCAAAAGAAGAAAATGTCTTATTGGACAATGATTTCGTTAAG TCTCACTCGGAAGAGGAGTCCCAATcggaggtgaagaaggaggcAAACCTGTGCAGTCCTTCCCTGacgccgtgtgtgtgttcctcgccGTTGGCCTCTCCGTCAGCAGTCCGCTCCTTGGGGAAGAATCAGTGCGCGAGCTGCGGGACGGAGATCCAGGACAGATATCTGCTCAAG GTGAATAATCAGAATTGGCACGTGGGATGTCTGGAGTGTTCAGTCTGCAGAGAATCTTTACGTCAGCACAATAGCTGCTACATAAAAAACAAAGAAATCTATTGTAAATTGGATTATTTCAG TCGGTTCGGCACCAAATGTGCCCAGTGTGGCCGTCAGATCTATGCCAGTGATTGGGTGAGGCGAGCGCGTGGCAGTGTGTACCACCTGGCGTGCTTTGCTTGCTACTCCTGCAAGCGACAATTGTCTACCGGAGAGGAGTTTGGTCTCGTGGAAGGCAGGGTTCTCTGTCGAGGTCACTATGATACCATGGTGGACAACCTGCGTAGAGCTGCAGAAAACG GGACAGGGCTGACTCTGGAAGGAGCCCTGCCTTCTGACCAGGACAGTCAACCCAGACCAGCAAAGAGGGCACGGACATCCTTCACTGCAGAGCAACTTCAG GTAATGCAGTCCCAGTTTAACCAAGACAACAACCCAGATGCCCAGACCCTACAAAAGCTTGCAGACATGACAGGACTGAGCCGACGGGTCATACAG GTTTGGTTTCAGAACTGTAGAGCAAGACACAAAAAGCACCCTCCGCAACCCAGCGCTCTGTCCCAGGGTGTCCCCCACTCCCGtatgccctcctccctgccagaAGACTTCCACTACTCCTCCTTCAGCAGCCCTGACCACCCCCACCTGATGGGCCTGCATGGATACCTGGACA GCCATCCTTTCTCTGTGCTGGCAGGCTCGAACCATCTCAACCACTCGACCATGAGCTTGACTCAGCTGCCTCTGCGCTGA
- the ptgs1 gene encoding prostaglandin G/H synthase 1, with product MRESIVFAWVCILLLKSRLSAAVEPHEETPSIVNPCCYYPCENMGVCVRFSTHQYQCDCTYTGFYGENCTVPELWTRVRLLLKPSPDTVHYLLTHFHWLWSFINNSFLRDRLMRVVLTVRSNLVPSPPTFNSKYGYLSWESYSNVSYYTRLLPPVPKDCPTPMGTKGKLDLPDPKLIVEKFLLRRKFRPDPQGTNLMFAFFAQHFTHQFFKTHNRMGLGFTKALGHGVDAGHVYGDSLTRQLKLRLHKDGKLKYQVINGEVYPPTVDQAPVNMSYPPTVPRAECMAIGQEVFGLLPGLTMYATLWLREHNRVCDVLKEEHPTWDDEQLFQTARLVIIGETIRIVIEEYVQHLSGYLLQLKFDPTLLFGSQFQYRNRIAVEFNQLYHWHPLMPDSFRISGDDVPYSRFIFNTSVLTHYGVEKLVDAFSRQPAGQVGGGKNIHRVVTKVAEGVIEESRVLRLQPFNQYRKRFNLKPYTSFSEFTGEEEIARELEELYGDIDALEFYPALMLEKTRPRAIFGESMVEMGAPFSLKGLLGNPICSPEYWKPSTFGGQTGFDIVNSATLERLVCLNSKVCPYVAFHVPLKEEEQKEEQKVAPERLSSEL from the exons ATGAGAG AGTCTATCGTGTTCGCTTGGGTATGTATCCTGCTTCTAAAGTCACGTCTCTCCGCTGCTGTCGAGCCTCATGAAGAAACTCCTAGTATAG TTAATCCCTGTTGCTACTACCCCTGTGagaacatgggtgtgtgtgtgaggttcagCACACACCAGTATCAATGTGACTGTACCTACACAGGTTTCTATGGAGAGAACTGCACTGTCC CCGAGTTGTGGACGAGGGTTCGTCTGCTGCTGAAACCCAGTCCTGACACGGTGCACTACCTCCTCACCCACTTCCACTGGCTGTGGAGCTTCATTAACAACTCCTTCCTCAGAGACCGACTCATGAGGGTCGTCCTCACAG TCAGGTCCAACCTAGTTCCCAGTCCTCCAACCTTCAACTCAAAGTATGGCTACCTCAGCTGGGAGTCCTACTCCAATGTCTCCTACTACACTCGGCTCTTACCCCCCGTGCCCAAGGACTGCCCCACACCCATGGGCACTAAAG GAAAGCTTGATCTCCCGGACCCTAAATTGATAGTGGAGAAGTTTCTTCTGAGGAGGAAGTTCAGGCCAGACCCTCAGGGCACCAACCTGATGTTTGCCTTCTTCGCCCAGCACTTCACCCACCAGTTCTTCAAGACCCACAACCGAATGGGACTAGGCTTCACCAAGGCTCTGGGACACGGG GTGGACGCAGGACATGTGTATGGAGACTCCCTGACTCGTCAACTGAAACTGAGGCTTCATAAGGATGGCAAGCTGAAATACCAG GTGATTAACGGGGAGGTCTACCCGCCTACGGTGGACCAGGCTCCGGTGAACATGAGCTACCCTCCGACCGTGCCCAGGGCGGAGTGCATGGCCATCGGGCAGGAGGTGTTTGGCCTGCTGCCCGGCCTCACCATGTACGCCACCCTGTGGCTGAGGGAGCACAACCGCGTGTGCGACGTCCTGAAGGAGGAGCACCCCACCTGGGACGACGAGCAGCTCTTCCAGACCGCCAGGCTCGTCATCATCG GTGAGACTATCCGGATCGTGATCGAGGAGTACGTCCAGCACCTGAGTGGCTACCTCCTGCAGCTGAAGTTCGACCCCACGCTTCTCTTCGGCTCCCAGTTCCAGTACAGGAACCGCATCGCTGTGGAGTTCAACCAGCTGTACCACTGGCACCCGCTGATGCCCGACAGCTTCCGCATCAGCGGCGATGACGTGCCCTACTCCCGGTTCATCTTCAACACGTCCGTCCTCACTCACTACGGCGTGGAGAAGCTTGTGGATGCCTTCTCCCGCCAGCCAGCTGGTCAG GTAGGGGGTGGTAAGAACATCCATCGGGTGGTGACCAAGGTGGCGGAAGGGGTCATTGAGGAGTCCAGGGTGCTGCGTTTGCAACCCTTCAACCAGTACAGGAAACGCTTCAACCTGAAGCCCTACACCTCCTTCTCAGAGTTCACTG gagaggaagagatcgCCAGGGAGCTGGAGGAACTCTACGGCGACATCGACGCCCTGGAGTTCTATCCCGCCCTCATGCTGGAGAAGACCCGACCCCGCGCCATCTTTGGCGAGAGCATGGTGGAGATGGGAGCTCCCTTCTCACTGAAAGGCCTGCTGGGAAATCCCATCTGCTCGCCAGAGTACTGGAAGCCCAGCACCTTCGGAGGGCAGACGGGCTTCGATATTGTCAACTCCGCCACGCTGGAGAGGTTGGTGTGTCTGAACAGCAAGGTGTGTCCGTATGTGGCCTTTCATGTTcctctgaaggaggaggagcagaaggaggagcagaaggtGGCTCCAGAGAGGCTGTCTTCTGAGCTCTAG
- the LOC134012028 gene encoding mucin-2, producing MDPLRQNASQSANPAPPARSAGPNHSEPTERLKRNTSQSTMRTSDDPRVTPKPPSWLPVLEKHDIPIVVGVGVSLAFIFITMAFYSLVPKNEPAPIGRGVKRNLGLPCRQAERLATGKTYENRAFEDNELMAVIEQSPNTSDTRARPSTSPVPTQTDPSSEGLQEGPPAQPTPEHSVIADTSLEPSQDTLVDTSLDEEKGCTLSHPSIQLQCVEDWIAGGPEYPAFPDALPPPSPSPYRSPSPSPPSRREEAFRSSLTLRTAEPCATPVRHSLSISHGNMPLLLSHCVSLGLTTVAVDVHFFPASSAASVTTAGQLSTTAPATASPQGSQMSSRLAHSQENDLLISSMRQSK from the exons ATGGACCCCCTCCGGCAGAACGCCAGCCAGTCTGccaacccagcaccacctgcCAGGTCAGCTGGGCCCAACCACTCAGAGCCCACAGAGAGGCTGAAGAGGAACACCTCCCAGTCCACCATGAGGACCAGCGATGACCCCAG GGTGACACCGAAGCCTCCGTCATGGCTGCCTGTGCTGGAGAAGCACGACATCCCCATCGTGGTCGGGGTCGGCGTGTCCCTCGCCTTCATCTTCATCACCATGGCTTTCTACTCGCTGGTCCCGAAGAACGAGCCTGCTCCGATTGGTCGAGGAG TTAAGAGGAACCTGGGGTTACCTTGTAGACAAGCTGAACGTCTGGCCACCGGTAAAACATACGAGAACAG GGCGTTTGAGGATAACGAGCTGATGGCGGTAATCGAGCAAAGCCCCAATACATCCGACACAAGGGCCCGACCCTCGACCAGCCCGGTCCCTACCCAAACAGACCCCTCTTCTGAGGGGCTCCAGGAGGGGCCCCCGGCCCAGCCCACGCCTGAACACTCAGTCATAGCAGATACCTCTCTGGAGCCCAGCCAGGACAccctg GTGGACACCTCCCTGGATGAGGAGAAGGGGTGCACCCTATCCCACCCCAGCATCCAGCTGCAGTGTGTGGAGGACTGGATCGCCGGGGGGCCCGAGTACCCCGCGTTCCCGgacgccctccctcccccgtcgcCCTCTCCCTACCGCTCGCCCTCGCCCTCCCCGCCCAGCCGGCGCGAAGAAGCCTTCcgttcctccctcaccctccggACGGCGGAACCCTGCGCCACGCCTGTCCGCCACAGCCTGAGCATCTCCCACGGCaacatgcccctcctcctctcccactgcGTGTCTCTGGGCCTCACCACGGTCGCCGTCGACGTCCATTTTTTCCCGGCGTCCAGTGCGGCGTCGGTGACGACGGCCGGCCAGCTGAGCACCACCGCGCCTGCGACCGCCTCGCCACAGGGGTCGCAAATGAGCTCCCGATTGGCTCACAGCCAGGAAAACGACCTCCTGATCTCCAGTATGCGCCAGAGTAAGTAA